Proteins co-encoded in one Halococcoides cellulosivorans genomic window:
- the rplX gene encoding 50S ribosomal protein L24: MTEQPHKQRKRQANASLHERHAQVRSTLTGDLREEYGQRSVRVNEGDTVEVMRGDYAGETGEVVNVDLKDASLFVEDVTLETADGEEVPRPLDASNVRVTALDLDDERRVERLESEADTA, from the coding sequence ATGACTGAACAACCACACAAACAACGCAAGCGACAGGCGAACGCGTCGCTGCACGAGCGACACGCCCAGGTCCGATCGACACTGACCGGTGACCTCCGCGAGGAGTACGGCCAGCGATCGGTCCGGGTCAACGAGGGCGACACCGTCGAGGTCATGCGTGGCGACTACGCGGGCGAGACCGGCGAGGTCGTCAACGTCGACCTGAAAGACGCCTCGCTGTTCGTCGAGGACGTCACGCTCGAAACCGCCGACGGCGAGGAAGTCCCCCGACCGCTCGACGCGAGCAACGTCCGGGTGACCGCTCTCGACCTCGACGACGAGCGACGGGTCGAACGCCTGGAATCGGAGGCGGATACCGCATGA
- a CDS encoding 50S ribosomal protein L3 produces MPQPNRPRKGSMGFSPRSRAASETPRFESWPDDDGQPSIQGFAGYKAGMTHVVMIEDRPDAPREGMETTVPVTVVETPPMRAVALRAYEETPYGLRPLTEVWTDEFHADLDRALDLPEGPAGGTEAQIRDAIESGDLGDLRVITHTVPEMLDGVPKNKPDVMETRLGGGTLEDRLEHGLELIEDGGEHGVNDVFRAGEYADIAGVTKGKGTQGPVKRWGVQKRKGKHARQGWRRRIGNLGPWNPSRVRSTVPQQGQMGYHQRTELNKRLIDIDEEGVTPDGGFVNYGEVEGSYTLVKGSVPGPQSRLVRLRPAVRPTDQPRLDPEVRYVSTESNQG; encoded by the coding sequence ATGCCACAACCAAACCGACCACGGAAAGGCTCGATGGGCTTCAGCCCGCGCTCGCGAGCGGCCAGCGAGACGCCACGATTCGAGAGTTGGCCAGACGACGACGGCCAGCCCTCGATCCAGGGCTTCGCCGGCTACAAAGCCGGCATGACCCACGTGGTGATGATCGAAGACCGCCCCGACGCCCCCCGCGAGGGGATGGAGACGACGGTGCCGGTCACGGTCGTCGAGACACCGCCGATGCGCGCGGTGGCCCTCCGAGCCTACGAAGAGACGCCGTACGGCCTGCGCCCACTGACGGAGGTCTGGACCGACGAGTTCCACGCGGACCTCGATCGCGCCCTGGACCTGCCCGAGGGCCCGGCCGGCGGCACTGAAGCACAGATCCGAGACGCCATCGAATCGGGCGATCTGGGCGACCTGCGGGTCATCACCCACACGGTCCCCGAGATGCTCGACGGCGTCCCGAAGAACAAACCCGACGTGATGGAGACGCGCCTCGGCGGCGGCACGCTCGAAGATCGGCTGGAGCACGGCCTCGAACTCATCGAGGACGGTGGAGAACACGGCGTCAACGACGTGTTCCGTGCCGGCGAGTACGCCGACATCGCAGGCGTCACCAAGGGCAAGGGCACCCAGGGCCCCGTCAAGCGCTGGGGCGTCCAGAAACGAAAGGGGAAACACGCCCGCCAGGGCTGGCGCCGACGCATCGGCAACCTCGGCCCGTGGAACCCCTCCCGGGTGCGCTCGACGGTGCCCCAGCAGGGGCAGATGGGCTACCACCAGCGGACCGAACTCAACAAGCGCCTCATCGACATCGACGAAGAGGGCGTCACCCCCGACGGTGGCTTCGTCAACTACGGCGAGGTCGAGGGGTCGTACACGCTGGTGAAAGGCTCGGTGCCCGGTCCGCAGTCCCGTCTGGTGCGCCTGCGGCCGGCCGTCCGGCCGACCGACCAGCCGCGTCTCGACCCCGAGGTGCGGTACGTTTCCACGGAGTCTAACCAGGGATAA
- a CDS encoding 50S ribosomal protein L22, with amino-acid sequence MGISYSVDVDPDRTAKAMLRERQVSHKHSKAIAREIKGRTAGDALDYLDSVIEGERSVPFKSHNTGVGHRSDIEGWDAGRYPEKAAGAFVDLLENAVGNADHQGFDGESMTIAHVAAHKVGESEGRKPRAMGRASPWNTPEVDVELILEAPEGDA; translated from the coding sequence ATGGGAATCAGCTACAGTGTCGACGTCGATCCCGATCGCACGGCGAAAGCCATGCTCCGGGAACGACAGGTAAGCCACAAGCACAGCAAGGCCATCGCGCGCGAGATCAAGGGCCGCACCGCCGGCGACGCCCTCGACTATCTCGACAGCGTCATCGAGGGCGAGCGGTCCGTCCCGTTCAAGTCCCACAACACCGGCGTCGGACATCGCTCGGACATCGAGGGCTGGGACGCGGGCCGGTACCCCGAGAAGGCCGCCGGGGCCTTCGTGGACCTCCTGGAGAACGCGGTCGGCAACGCCGACCACCAGGGGTTCGACGGGGAGTCGATGACCATCGCCCACGTCGCCGCCCACAAGGTCGGTGAGAGCGAGGGGCGCAAGCCCCGGGCGATGGGGCGGGCCAGTCCCTGGAACACCCCCGAGGTCGACGTCGAGTTGATCCTCGAAGCACCGGAGGGTGATGCCTGA
- a CDS encoding putative RNA uridine N3 methyltransferase, whose amino-acid sequence MTLSLLVPSSLTREAPDKREATRKIGTVARTAVIFGVDRITVYPDPDGDAARGGGFVATVLAYAATPPYLRKDVWDRRDELEQVGVLPPLRVGTRTGSGSDDSGSLRQGLVTEVGSDGRVRVNCGLQHPISLPVPGDRSVRKGERVTVRISSRRPVRAKIVDHDPPGYSVDRADLDTALDRADSGLRVAASRHGVATTTGRLDRLVGAIADRGGLTVAFGAPERGLPAILGRDPPAAEWPADLESGSDGDRFDLWLNTIPDQGSEVVRTEEAAIATLACLTLTE is encoded by the coding sequence ATGACGCTCAGCCTGCTCGTGCCGTCGTCGCTCACGCGGGAAGCCCCGGACAAACGCGAAGCGACCCGGAAGATCGGTACCGTCGCTCGGACGGCGGTGATCTTCGGGGTCGACCGGATCACGGTCTATCCGGATCCGGACGGGGACGCCGCCCGCGGCGGCGGGTTCGTCGCCACGGTGTTGGCCTACGCCGCCACACCCCCCTACCTCCGAAAGGACGTATGGGACAGGCGGGACGAACTGGAGCAAGTTGGCGTCTTGCCGCCGCTCCGCGTCGGAACACGGACCGGCTCCGGATCGGACGATTCGGGGTCGTTGAGACAGGGACTCGTGACCGAGGTCGGATCTGATGGGCGCGTCCGGGTCAATTGCGGACTGCAACACCCGATCTCCCTGCCCGTTCCGGGCGACCGGAGCGTTCGCAAGGGAGAGCGCGTCACCGTCAGGATCTCTTCGAGACGACCGGTCCGCGCGAAGATCGTCGACCACGACCCACCGGGGTACAGTGTCGACCGAGCGGACCTGGACACCGCGCTCGATCGAGCCGATTCCGGACTCCGGGTGGCTGCGTCGCGACACGGCGTGGCGACCACGACCGGCCGGCTCGATCGACTCGTCGGAGCGATCGCCGATCGCGGCGGACTGACCGTCGCCTTTGGCGCACCCGAACGCGGTCTCCCGGCCATCCTCGGCCGGGACCCGCCGGCAGCAGAGTGGCCGGCAGACCTGGAGTCCGGATCGGACGGCGACCGATTCGACCTCTGGCTCAACACGATCCCGGATCAGGGCAGCGAGGTCGTTCGCACCGAAGAGGCTGCGATCGCGACGCTCGCCTGCCTGACGCTGACGGAGTGA
- a CDS encoding 30S ribosomal protein S17, producing MALGLNVDRPDATCDDDNCPFHGTLSVRGQTIEGTVASTDMDKTVIVEREYDVGVPKYDRLMKRRSRVPAHAPECLDLSEGATVTIAECRPLSKTKSHVVVDVAEASDEPGGAD from the coding sequence ATGGCGCTAGGACTGAACGTCGACCGACCGGACGCGACCTGTGACGACGATAACTGCCCGTTCCACGGCACGCTCAGCGTGCGCGGGCAGACGATCGAGGGCACAGTCGCGTCCACGGACATGGACAAGACCGTAATCGTCGAACGAGAGTACGACGTGGGTGTCCCGAAATACGACCGGCTGATGAAACGCCGGTCACGGGTCCCCGCGCACGCTCCCGAGTGTCTCGACCTCTCGGAGGGCGCGACCGTGACGATCGCTGAGTGTCGACCACTCTCGAAGACGAAAAGCCACGTCGTCGTCGACGTGGCCGAGGCATCGGACGAGCCCGGAGGTGCGGACTGA
- a CDS encoding 50S ribosomal protein L23 — protein sequence MTDPIDIIEHPTVTEKAMDKMDFENKLQFIVDIDAAKPEIRDAIEEQFDVSVTSVNTQVTMDGTKKAEVTLSASDDAEEVASRIGVF from the coding sequence ATGACCGATCCGATCGATATCATCGAGCACCCGACCGTCACGGAGAAGGCGATGGACAAGATGGACTTCGAGAACAAACTCCAGTTCATCGTCGACATCGACGCCGCCAAACCCGAGATTCGGGATGCGATCGAAGAGCAGTTCGACGTCTCGGTCACCTCGGTGAACACCCAGGTGACCATGGACGGCACGAAAAAAGCTGAAGTCACGCTCTCGGCCAGCGACGACGCCGAGGAAGTGGCCTCGCGAATCGGGGTGTTCTGA
- the rpmC gene encoding 50S ribosomal protein L29 has product MSIVHPTELRDMTPAEREAELEDLQTELMNSEAVKATGGQPENPGRISELRKAIARIKTIQREEGDLD; this is encoded by the coding sequence ATGAGTATCGTTCACCCGACGGAGCTTCGAGACATGACGCCGGCCGAGCGCGAGGCCGAACTGGAAGACCTCCAGACCGAGCTGATGAACTCCGAGGCCGTGAAGGCCACTGGCGGCCAGCCCGAGAACCCCGGTCGGATCTCGGAACTGCGCAAGGCCATCGCACGGATCAAGACGATTCAGCGCGAGGAGGGGGACCTGGACTGA
- a CDS encoding ribonuclease P protein component 1 — MALTPATLPRHELTGLPARVRAAADEGRVGTTGRITAETTATLTIATSERALQVPKRGTTFAIGVPRDGDHRRAAIDAADAEWVAVSGDRLIARPARRTEHRGDSTWR, encoded by the coding sequence ATGGCCCTGACGCCCGCGACGCTCCCGCGACACGAACTGACCGGCCTGCCCGCACGCGTGCGGGCGGCCGCCGACGAGGGTCGGGTCGGAACGACCGGCCGGATCACCGCCGAGACGACTGCAACGCTGACGATCGCGACGAGCGAGCGGGCGCTCCAGGTGCCCAAGCGGGGGACAACGTTCGCGATCGGCGTCCCACGCGACGGCGACCACCGGCGAGCGGCGATCGACGCCGCCGACGCCGAGTGGGTCGCAGTCAGCGGCGACCGCCTGATCGCACGCCCCGCACGACGGACCGAACATAGAGGTGACTCAACATGGCGCTAG
- a CDS encoding 50S ribosomal protein L14, protein MEALNADVTQGLEKGSIINCADNTGARELKVISVANYGGTKNRHPKAGLGDKITVSVTKGTPEMRRQVLEAVVIRQRKPVRRPDGTRVKYEDNAAVIVDENDDPRGNEIKGPVAREVAERFGAIGSTATMIV, encoded by the coding sequence ATGGAGGCGTTGAACGCCGACGTCACACAGGGCCTCGAAAAGGGATCGATCATCAACTGTGCGGACAACACCGGCGCACGCGAGCTGAAAGTCATCAGCGTGGCCAACTACGGCGGGACGAAAAACCGCCACCCGAAGGCCGGCCTCGGTGACAAGATCACCGTCTCGGTGACGAAAGGCACGCCGGAGATGCGCCGCCAGGTCCTCGAAGCGGTCGTGATCCGCCAGCGCAAGCCCGTCCGACGGCCGGACGGCACGCGGGTCAAATACGAGGACAACGCCGCCGTCATCGTCGACGAGAACGACGACCCCCGCGGCAACGAGATCAAGGGGCCGGTCGCCCGCGAGGTGGCCGAACGGTTCGGCGCGATCGGATCGACCGCGACGATGATCGTCTAA
- a CDS encoding 30S ribosomal protein S3, giving the protein MADELQFIEDGLQRTQIDEFFEDELGRAGYGGMDVAKTPMGTQIVLRAEKPGMVIGKGGKNIRKITTELENRFGLEDPQVDVQEVDEPDLNAKIVADRLANALERGWYFRKAGHTTIDRIMDAGAKGAEIVLSGKVTGARSRVEKFNRGYIKHNGEPAQEIVDHGQGVAVMKLGTIGVDVKIIPPEAELPDDFEVYDDIDVSEYVEDVEEGSVEELLAGEPEEGPEGDAADDLVEADDAAEAEEADVDEADDAPDEEAIETPDPDAVEEELDDLDEETEADAEELLDEMDEQSDEDSEGDDE; this is encoded by the coding sequence ATGGCCGACGAACTGCAGTTCATCGAGGACGGCCTCCAGCGCACCCAGATCGACGAGTTCTTCGAAGACGAACTCGGTCGAGCGGGCTACGGCGGCATGGACGTCGCCAAGACGCCGATGGGGACCCAGATCGTCCTCAGGGCCGAGAAACCCGGCATGGTGATCGGGAAAGGCGGGAAGAACATCCGCAAGATCACCACCGAACTCGAAAACCGCTTCGGCCTCGAAGACCCCCAGGTCGACGTGCAGGAGGTCGACGAACCCGACCTGAACGCGAAGATCGTCGCTGATCGCCTGGCGAACGCGCTCGAACGCGGCTGGTACTTCCGCAAGGCCGGCCACACCACGATCGACCGGATCATGGACGCCGGCGCGAAGGGTGCCGAGATCGTCCTCAGCGGGAAGGTCACCGGCGCGCGCTCGCGCGTCGAGAAGTTCAACCGCGGGTACATCAAGCACAACGGCGAACCCGCCCAGGAGATCGTCGACCACGGACAGGGCGTCGCCGTCATGAAACTCGGCACGATCGGGGTGGACGTGAAGATCATCCCGCCCGAGGCCGAGTTGCCCGACGACTTCGAGGTCTACGACGACATCGACGTCAGCGAGTACGTCGAGGACGTCGAAGAGGGCTCCGTCGAGGAGCTGCTCGCGGGCGAACCCGAAGAGGGTCCCGAGGGCGACGCTGCCGACGACCTCGTCGAGGCCGACGACGCCGCGGAGGCCGAGGAGGCCGACGTGGACGAGGCAGACGACGCGCCCGACGAAGAGGCGATCGAGACGCCCGATCCCGACGCCGTCGAGGAGGAACTCGACGACCTCGACGAGGAGACCGAGGCTGACGCCGAAGAGCTCCTCGACGAGATGGACGAACAGAGTGACGAGGACAGCGAGGGTGACGACGAATGA
- the rpl4p gene encoding 50S ribosomal protein L4 yields the protein MQVPVRDLDGEAEGERELPEAFETPVRPELIRRAVHAAQANRTQDYGTDEYAGLRTPAESFGSGRGQAHVPRQNGVGKRVPHATGGRASHGPTTDTDRTKSINDKERKLAVRSAVAATADPELVEERGHVFDDDIDLPIVLDDEFEDLEKTQDALAAFEALGLAGDVERADETSVKAGRGTTRGRGRRRPTAVLVVTSEEPSRAARNLAGVDVTTGREVDAEDLAPGGQPGRLTVWTQSALEEVAER from the coding sequence ATGCAGGTACCAGTACGCGACCTGGACGGCGAGGCCGAGGGCGAGCGAGAGCTGCCCGAGGCCTTCGAGACGCCCGTTCGACCGGAACTGATCCGGCGGGCCGTCCACGCCGCCCAGGCCAATCGCACGCAGGATTACGGCACAGACGAGTACGCGGGCCTTCGAACGCCCGCGGAATCGTTCGGTAGCGGTCGCGGTCAGGCCCACGTGCCCCGCCAGAACGGCGTCGGGAAACGCGTTCCCCACGCCACCGGCGGGCGCGCGTCCCACGGGCCGACGACCGACACCGACCGGACGAAATCGATCAACGACAAAGAGCGCAAACTCGCCGTTCGATCGGCGGTCGCAGCGACCGCCGACCCCGAACTGGTCGAAGAGCGCGGGCACGTCTTCGACGACGACATCGACCTTCCGATCGTCCTCGACGACGAGTTCGAAGACCTCGAAAAGACCCAGGATGCGCTGGCAGCCTTCGAGGCGCTGGGTCTCGCGGGCGACGTCGAGCGCGCCGACGAGACGAGCGTCAAGGCCGGCCGTGGGACGACCCGCGGACGGGGCCGTCGACGCCCGACCGCAGTGCTCGTCGTCACGAGCGAGGAGCCCTCGCGGGCCGCTCGCAACCTCGCTGGGGTCGACGTGACCACCGGCCGCGAAGTGGACGCCGAGGACCTCGCACCGGGCGGCCAGCCCGGTCGGCTGACCGTCTGGACTCAATCGGCGCTGGAGGAGGTGGCCGAGCGATGA
- a CDS encoding 30S ribosomal protein S19: MSSSDYQIGHEGEFTYRGYTVDELQEMSVDEVAELLPARQRRTIERGLSYEKEQLLEAAREAGEEETANDPIRTHLRDMPILPDFIGITFAVHTGQAFERVKVEPEMLGHYLGEFQLTRTSVEHGQAGIGATRSSKFVPLK; the protein is encoded by the coding sequence ATGAGTTCTAGTGATTACCAGATCGGCCACGAGGGTGAGTTCACCTACCGTGGCTACACGGTCGACGAGTTGCAGGAGATGTCGGTCGACGAGGTCGCGGAACTGCTCCCCGCACGCCAGCGGCGAACTATCGAGCGCGGCCTGTCCTACGAGAAAGAACAGCTTCTCGAAGCGGCCCGCGAGGCCGGTGAAGAAGAGACTGCGAACGACCCGATCCGGACGCACCTCCGGGACATGCCGATTCTCCCGGACTTTATCGGGATCACCTTCGCGGTCCACACTGGCCAGGCCTTCGAGCGCGTGAAGGTCGAACCCGAAATGCTCGGGCATTACCTCGGGGAGTTCCAACTCACCCGGACGTCGGTCGAGCACGGACAGGCCGGCATCGGAGCGACGCGCTCCTCCAAGTTCGTGCCACTCAAATAA
- a CDS encoding 50S ribosomal protein L2 codes for MGRPTQGQRRGRGSSTFRAPSHRYKANLEHHETTDEETISGEVVDIEHDPARSAPIAVVEFDDGGDEPDQRMVLVPEGVGVGDELQIGISAAVEPGNTMPLSEIPEGVPICNVESNPGDGGVFARASGVNARLMAHDRNVAVVQLPSDEVKRLDPDCRATIGVVAGGGRTDKPMVKAGNKYHKMAARGTKWPSVSGVAMNAIDHPFGGGGRQHPGRPKSVSRNAPPGQKVGDISSRRTGRGGDDE; via the coding sequence ATGGGACGACCGACTCAAGGCCAGCGACGCGGGCGCGGCAGTTCGACGTTCCGTGCGCCCTCCCATCGCTACAAGGCGAACCTGGAACACCACGAGACGACCGACGAGGAGACGATCAGCGGCGAGGTCGTCGACATCGAGCACGACCCCGCGCGCAGTGCGCCGATCGCGGTCGTCGAATTCGACGACGGCGGCGACGAGCCAGACCAGCGGATGGTGCTCGTCCCCGAAGGCGTCGGCGTCGGTGACGAACTCCAGATCGGCATTTCCGCCGCTGTGGAGCCGGGCAACACGATGCCGCTCTCGGAGATTCCCGAGGGCGTCCCGATCTGTAACGTCGAGTCCAACCCGGGCGACGGCGGGGTCTTCGCGCGCGCATCTGGCGTGAACGCCCGCCTGATGGCTCACGACCGCAATGTGGCGGTCGTCCAGCTGCCCAGCGACGAAGTCAAGCGGCTCGACCCGGACTGCCGGGCGACGATCGGCGTCGTCGCGGGCGGTGGCCGGACGGACAAGCCGATGGTGAAAGCCGGGAACAAGTACCACAAGATGGCTGCACGCGGGACGAAATGGCCCAGCGTGAGCGGCGTCGCGATGAACGCCATCGACCACCCCTTCGGTGGGGGCGGTCGCCAGCACCCCGGTCGACCCAAATCCGTTTCGCGGAACGCCCCGCCGGGTCAGAAGGTCGGGGACATCTCCTCGCGACGGACCGGACGCGGTGGTGACGACGAATGA
- a CDS encoding RDD family protein, whose translation MPDTDDEYLQDRLLAAGVDALVAGGVLVFAIGFFYAINQLLGAVLLGALSPESYASESAEIEAFATIIGATVVMSAVLAVIKWVTLTVLWVGYYAGAPILAGQTLGKELFDLRAVSSDGTAMTLRQSVTRTAVLLVPLPVVIVLAGLLGGIPVINWLFDPMALALIGAWGLVEIVVLVGRDDYRRLGDRLAGTRVVREKSHPEN comes from the coding sequence ATGCCCGACACCGACGACGAGTATCTTCAGGACCGTCTGCTCGCCGCTGGGGTGGATGCGCTCGTCGCTGGCGGAGTGCTCGTGTTCGCGATCGGATTCTTCTATGCCATCAATCAGCTTCTGGGCGCTGTCCTGCTCGGCGCTCTCTCGCCGGAATCGTACGCGTCTGAATCCGCTGAAATCGAAGCGTTCGCCACCATTATCGGGGCGACGGTGGTGATGAGCGCCGTCCTCGCCGTGATCAAGTGGGTGACGCTGACCGTGCTGTGGGTGGGCTACTACGCCGGCGCGCCGATCCTTGCTGGGCAGACGCTCGGGAAGGAGTTGTTCGATCTGCGTGCCGTCTCTTCGGACGGCACTGCGATGACGCTGCGGCAGTCCGTCACCCGGACCGCGGTCTTGCTGGTGCCGCTCCCGGTGGTAATCGTCCTCGCCGGTCTGCTCGGCGGCATCCCGGTGATCAACTGGCTTTTCGACCCGATGGCGCTGGCTCTGATCGGGGCGTGGGGGCTGGTCGAAATCGTCGTGCTGGTCGGTCGTGACGATTACCGCCGCCTGGGTGATCGACTCGCGGGCACGCGTGTCGTGCGCGAGAAGTCCCACCCGGAGAACTGA